Proteins found in one Poecilia reticulata strain Guanapo linkage group LG15, Guppy_female_1.0+MT, whole genome shotgun sequence genomic segment:
- the dnaaf10 gene encoding dynein axonemal assembly factor 10 isoform X1 gives MSSPLSKPQIIAHIQKSLNYTVFDSKWIPCSAKFVCLGNFARGTGVFQIYEVQHGEAQLIKEVEKAKPIKCGTFGASSLQQRHMATGDFDGNLHIWYYNCLFTPNFYFVSVIHRNLEAPDVPVYTTKAHKEIVNSIDGVGGLGIGDGAPEIVTGSRDGTVKVWDPRQKDLPVANMEPVEGETKRDCWTVAFGHAFNDQDRCVCAGYDNGDIKLFDLRNMSLRWETNIKNGVCCVEFDRKDINMNKLVATSLEGKFHVFDTRTQHPTKGFASISEKAHKATIWQVRHLPQNRDIFMTAGGAGNLHLWKYEYPAQRSKKDSDGADVGVAGSVNLLQNATLSTQPIASLDWSPDKQGLCVCSGFDQTVRVLIVTKLNVA, from the exons atGTCCTCGCCCCTATCGAAGCCTCAGATCATCGCACACATTCAGAAGAGTCTGAACTACACGGTGTTCGACAGCAAATGGATTCCGTGCAGCGCCAAGTTTGTGTGCTTGGGGAACTTTGCCAGAGGAACAGGGGTGTTCCAAATTTATGAAGTTCAACACGGAGAGGCTCAGCTCATAAAAGAG GTGGAGAAAGCTAAACCCATAAAGTGTGGGACGTTTGGAGCCTCCTCTCTTCAACAAAGACACATGGCAACCGGAGATTTTGATGGAAATCTCCACATATGGTACTACAACTGTCTATTTACACCAAACT TCTACTTTGTCTCTGTCATCCACAGGAATCTGGAAGCGCCCGATGTGCCGGTTTACACCACAAAGGCCCACAAAGAGATCGTGAACAGCATCGACGGGGTCGGTGGCCTTGGAATTGGCGACGGTGCCCCTGAGATCGTCACGGGAAGTAGAGATG GGACAGTAAAGGTGTGGGATCCCAGGCAGAAGGACTTACCTGTGGCCAACATGGAGCCTGTGGAAGGAGAGACCAAGAGGGACTGCTGGACTGTTGCCTTTG GTCACGCCTTCAACGATCAGGACCGATGTGTGTGTGCCGGCTACGACAATGGCGACATTAAACTCTTCGACCTGCGGAACATGTCTCTACGATGGGAAACCAACATTAAAAACGGG GTATGCTGTGTGGAGTTTGACAGGAAGGACATCAACATGAACAAACTGGTGGCCACCTCACTGGAAGGAAAATTCCACGTCTTCGACACGAGGACTCAGCACCCCACCAAGGGCTTTGCCTCCATTTCCGAAAAG gCTCACAAAGCAACCATCTGGCAGGTGAGGCATTTGCCCCAGAACAGAGACATCTTTATGACTGCAGGGGGAGCAGGAAACCTACACCTGTGGAAGTA TGAGTACCCCGCACAGCGAAGCAAGAAGGACTCTGACGGAGCGGATGTGGGCGTCGCCGGGTCGGTTAACCTCTTGCAGAACGCCACTCTGTCCACTCAGCCAATCGCCAGCCTGGACTGGAGCCCC
- the dnaaf10 gene encoding dynein axonemal assembly factor 10 isoform X2 produces MSSPLSKPQIIAHIQKSLNYTVFDSKWIPCSAKFVCLGNFARGTGVFQIYEVQHGEAQLIKEVEKAKPIKCGTFGASSLQQRHMATGDFDGNLHIWNLEAPDVPVYTTKAHKEIVNSIDGVGGLGIGDGAPEIVTGSRDGTVKVWDPRQKDLPVANMEPVEGETKRDCWTVAFGHAFNDQDRCVCAGYDNGDIKLFDLRNMSLRWETNIKNGVCCVEFDRKDINMNKLVATSLEGKFHVFDTRTQHPTKGFASISEKAHKATIWQVRHLPQNRDIFMTAGGAGNLHLWKYEYPAQRSKKDSDGADVGVAGSVNLLQNATLSTQPIASLDWSPDKQGLCVCSGFDQTVRVLIVTKLNVA; encoded by the exons atGTCCTCGCCCCTATCGAAGCCTCAGATCATCGCACACATTCAGAAGAGTCTGAACTACACGGTGTTCGACAGCAAATGGATTCCGTGCAGCGCCAAGTTTGTGTGCTTGGGGAACTTTGCCAGAGGAACAGGGGTGTTCCAAATTTATGAAGTTCAACACGGAGAGGCTCAGCTCATAAAAGAG GTGGAGAAAGCTAAACCCATAAAGTGTGGGACGTTTGGAGCCTCCTCTCTTCAACAAAGACACATGGCAACCGGAGATTTTGATGGAAATCTCCACATATG GAATCTGGAAGCGCCCGATGTGCCGGTTTACACCACAAAGGCCCACAAAGAGATCGTGAACAGCATCGACGGGGTCGGTGGCCTTGGAATTGGCGACGGTGCCCCTGAGATCGTCACGGGAAGTAGAGATG GGACAGTAAAGGTGTGGGATCCCAGGCAGAAGGACTTACCTGTGGCCAACATGGAGCCTGTGGAAGGAGAGACCAAGAGGGACTGCTGGACTGTTGCCTTTG GTCACGCCTTCAACGATCAGGACCGATGTGTGTGTGCCGGCTACGACAATGGCGACATTAAACTCTTCGACCTGCGGAACATGTCTCTACGATGGGAAACCAACATTAAAAACGGG GTATGCTGTGTGGAGTTTGACAGGAAGGACATCAACATGAACAAACTGGTGGCCACCTCACTGGAAGGAAAATTCCACGTCTTCGACACGAGGACTCAGCACCCCACCAAGGGCTTTGCCTCCATTTCCGAAAAG gCTCACAAAGCAACCATCTGGCAGGTGAGGCATTTGCCCCAGAACAGAGACATCTTTATGACTGCAGGGGGAGCAGGAAACCTACACCTGTGGAAGTA TGAGTACCCCGCACAGCGAAGCAAGAAGGACTCTGACGGAGCGGATGTGGGCGTCGCCGGGTCGGTTAACCTCTTGCAGAACGCCACTCTGTCCACTCAGCCAATCGCCAGCCTGGACTGGAGCCCC